One part of the Terrimicrobium sacchariphilum genome encodes these proteins:
- the dapB gene encoding 4-hydroxy-tetrahydrodipicolinate reductase, translating into MGALKLIINGAKGRMGQALIHCAEADPDLIVSAALDHGDDLAAALSGCDAVIDFTHAEVTLGVAEACAKAGKALVIGTTGHSDAVRTRITELSKVIPIVFAPNFSVGVNTLFWLTRKAAEILGPDFDLEVVEMHHRLKKDSPSGTARRLVEILAEVRGLSYDSDVRHGREGMVGERTPTEIGLHAVRGGDVVGDHTVIYANVGERVELTHKASSRDTFAKGALRAAKWAHGRDPGLYDMQDVLGLTD; encoded by the coding sequence ATGGGCGCTCTCAAGCTGATTATCAATGGTGCCAAGGGCCGCATGGGGCAGGCATTGATCCACTGCGCCGAGGCGGATCCAGACCTCATTGTCTCCGCCGCGCTGGATCATGGCGATGACCTCGCTGCTGCCTTGTCTGGATGCGATGCCGTCATCGACTTTACCCATGCTGAAGTCACGCTCGGCGTGGCCGAAGCCTGCGCCAAGGCTGGCAAGGCTCTTGTCATTGGCACGACCGGACATTCCGATGCCGTGCGGACTCGCATCACGGAGCTTTCAAAGGTTATCCCCATCGTTTTTGCCCCAAACTTCAGCGTGGGCGTGAATACGCTTTTCTGGCTCACCCGCAAGGCAGCCGAGATTCTCGGACCCGACTTCGACCTTGAGGTCGTGGAGATGCACCATCGCTTGAAGAAGGACTCGCCCAGCGGCACCGCTCGCCGATTGGTGGAAATCCTCGCCGAGGTGCGAGGCCTGAGTTACGACAGCGACGTCCGCCATGGCCGCGAGGGCATGGTCGGCGAACGAACGCCGACGGAAATCGGCCTCCACGCGGTACGCGGGGGTGACGTCGTGGGTGACCACACCGTCATTTATGCAAATGTCGGGGAGCGCGTTGAACTCACCCACAAAGCCTCCAGCCGCGATACATTCGCTAAAGGCGCTCTACGTGCAGCCAAGTGGGCACATGGTCGCGATCCGGGTCTTTACGACATGCAGGACGTGCTCGGTCTCACCGACTAA
- the folK gene encoding 2-amino-4-hydroxy-6-hydroxymethyldihydropteridine diphosphokinase: MRAGIALGSNIEPRLLYLQAARRELLNLHVGSDPVIGSRVYETAPVDCSAEAEPFLNAALEISTSLSPMELLTRLLEIETDLGRPNNHPRNSPRTIDLDLLYCDGMTLEDSRLILPHPRISERAFVLLPLADIRPRMLLPGQNRSIAQLLTDVDKTECRIYSESIY, encoded by the coding sequence ATGAGAGCAGGCATCGCCCTCGGGTCCAACATCGAGCCGCGCCTGCTTTACCTTCAGGCTGCTCGGCGGGAATTGCTCAATCTGCACGTAGGTTCCGATCCCGTGATCGGCTCCCGCGTTTATGAAACAGCCCCGGTGGATTGCTCCGCAGAAGCCGAGCCTTTTCTCAACGCGGCGCTGGAGATCTCCACCTCGCTGTCCCCGATGGAACTGCTGACCCGTCTACTGGAGATCGAAACCGACCTTGGACGACCGAATAACCATCCCCGCAACAGCCCGCGCACCATCGATCTCGATCTGCTCTATTGCGATGGAATGACCCTGGAAGATTCCCGCCTCATTCTCCCCCATCCGAGGATCTCAGAGCGGGCTTTTGTCCTTTTGCCCTTGGCCGACATCCGGCCTCGCATGCTTTTGCCCGGTCAGAATCGGTCCATTGCCCAACTACTGACTGATGTCGACAAGACGGAATGCCGTATTTACTCGGAATCTATTTACTAG
- the panB gene encoding 3-methyl-2-oxobutanoate hydroxymethyltransferase, with amino-acid sequence MNTLRQDFTEKKAANHKFAALTAYDYPMGRLLDDMGLDLILVGDSLGMVVLGMPDTTGVTIDHMVHHTAAVGRGVTQTLLVGDLSADAAPDPKTALTNARRLTDAGAKAVKIEGGIEVLPIVRALLDEHIPVLGHLGMLPQRVKEEGGYRIKGKTDDQARRLLEDAEALALAGVFGIVLELVTPPVAEQLSRAIPVPTIGIGSGEGCDGQILVTYDLLGMFPWFTPKFVKPKINVASQIQTAVKEFIDESRKPKP; translated from the coding sequence ATTAATACCTTAAGACAGGATTTTACTGAAAAGAAGGCGGCGAATCACAAATTTGCCGCACTCACCGCCTACGATTATCCCATGGGCCGCTTGTTGGATGATATGGGCCTCGACCTGATCCTGGTCGGAGATTCTTTAGGTATGGTGGTCTTGGGCATGCCGGATACCACCGGCGTAACGATCGATCACATGGTGCACCATACCGCGGCGGTCGGACGTGGTGTGACCCAGACCCTTCTGGTAGGCGATCTCAGCGCTGACGCTGCTCCTGATCCAAAAACAGCACTGACCAATGCAAGACGACTGACGGACGCAGGAGCCAAGGCGGTCAAAATCGAGGGAGGCATTGAGGTTCTTCCCATCGTTCGAGCCCTCTTGGATGAACATATCCCCGTGCTGGGCCACCTGGGAATGCTTCCTCAACGTGTGAAGGAGGAAGGAGGCTACCGGATCAAGGGAAAGACCGATGATCAAGCTCGTCGATTGCTGGAAGATGCCGAGGCTCTCGCCCTGGCCGGAGTTTTCGGGATCGTTCTGGAACTCGTGACGCCGCCGGTGGCTGAACAACTGTCCAGGGCTATTCCGGTGCCGACCATCGGTATCGGGAGCGGCGAAGGTTGCGACGGACAAATCCTCGTCACATACGACCTGCTCGGCATGTTTCCGTGGTTCACTCCGAAATTTGTTAAACCCAAGATCAACGTAGCCTCCCAGATTCAGACCGCGGTAAAAGAGTTCATCGACGAGTCCCGAAAGCCAAAACCCTGA
- a CDS encoding alkene reductase yields the protein MSTASNLRLLEPVQIGEFHLSNRIIMAPLTRCRASEGRIPNTMMAEYYRQRATAGLILTEATSVTPKGVGYPDTPGIWSDEQVEGWKLITKAVHEAGGIILCQLWHVGRISDPRYLDGDLPVAPSAIAAEGHVNLIRPLTPFVTPRALELNEIPGIIEAYRKGAENAQRAGFDGVEIHGANGYLLDQFLQDKTNIRTDEYGGSIQNRARLMLEVVDAAVGVWGPGRVGLHLAPRGDSHGIGDSNPRETFGYVARETGRRKIAFLCARESLGENRIGPALKADFGGAYIANEKFTLDTAEQVLAAGEADAVAFGKDFISNPDLVRRFAEGASLNPFHSETFYGGGAGGYIDYPTLN from the coding sequence ATGAGCACAGCTTCGAATCTTCGCCTTCTTGAACCCGTCCAGATCGGTGAGTTTCACCTCTCAAATCGCATTATCATGGCACCCTTGACCCGGTGCCGCGCGAGTGAAGGGCGAATCCCAAATACAATGATGGCGGAGTACTACCGGCAGCGAGCTACGGCGGGGCTTATCCTGACGGAAGCCACCTCGGTAACTCCCAAAGGGGTGGGCTATCCCGACACACCGGGTATCTGGTCGGATGAGCAGGTCGAGGGCTGGAAGCTCATCACCAAGGCCGTCCACGAGGCGGGCGGTATTATTCTCTGCCAGTTGTGGCACGTGGGCCGAATTTCCGATCCCCGCTATCTCGATGGCGATCTCCCAGTAGCTCCCAGCGCCATTGCGGCGGAGGGCCACGTGAATCTCATTCGTCCGCTCACTCCCTTCGTCACGCCGCGTGCATTGGAACTCAACGAGATTCCCGGTATCATCGAAGCCTATCGAAAGGGAGCGGAAAATGCCCAACGAGCCGGATTCGACGGCGTCGAGATCCATGGAGCCAATGGCTATCTGCTCGATCAGTTTCTCCAGGACAAGACCAACATCCGTACCGATGAATACGGCGGATCGATCCAAAACCGCGCTCGCCTGATGCTGGAGGTAGTCGACGCGGCAGTCGGCGTATGGGGACCCGGACGGGTCGGCCTGCATCTGGCTCCGCGTGGGGACTCCCATGGCATTGGCGACTCCAATCCCAGGGAAACCTTCGGCTATGTGGCCCGCGAGACGGGACGTCGCAAGATCGCGTTTCTCTGTGCCCGCGAATCACTAGGCGAAAATCGCATCGGACCAGCGCTCAAGGCGGATTTTGGCGGAGCTTACATCGCGAACGAGAAGTTCACGCTGGATACTGCCGAGCAAGTCCTCGCTGCCGGGGAAGCGGACGCAGTCGCCTTCGGCAAGGATTTCATTTCCAATCCTGACCTTGTTCGGCGTTTCGCCGAAGGGGCTTCGTTGAACCCCTTCCATTCGGAGACATTCTACGGCGGAGGCGCAGGCGGCTATATCGACTATCCGACCTTGAATTAA
- a CDS encoding ArsR/SmtB family transcription factor — translation MKQYEHPELDSVDIANVLQALADPCRLQIVRHLLESPEQEFACNEFPIEGAKATRSHHFQILRGAGIIRTRVDGTKCMTSLRREELDQRFPGLVAFLTQSAASPASV, via the coding sequence ATGAAGCAATACGAACATCCGGAACTCGACAGCGTGGACATCGCCAATGTCCTGCAGGCCCTGGCCGATCCCTGCCGTCTCCAGATCGTTCGACATCTGCTGGAAAGTCCCGAGCAGGAGTTTGCCTGCAACGAGTTCCCCATCGAAGGAGCCAAGGCCACCCGGTCGCATCACTTCCAGATCCTGCGAGGGGCGGGAATCATCCGTACACGGGTGGACGGGACAAAATGCATGACGTCATTACGCCGGGAGGAACTCGACCAGCGGTTCCCGGGATTGGTAGCGTTTCTGACCCAATCGGCCGCGTCGCCTGCAAGCGTCTGA
- a CDS encoding ATP-dependent Clp protease ATP-binding subunit, producing the protein MNNFTPRAQQVLALARKEADRFNHNYVGTEHLLLGLIKLGQGVAVNVLQKMGLDLETVRMEVEKQVGSGPETKMVGNIPYTPRVKKVLALAGKEAKALQHSYVGTEHILLGLLREGEGVAARVLKSLEVDIERTRNEILKELDPNFAPQEEEGGVPQEAGAKKDGKTPALRAFGRDLTELAKKGELDPVIGRADEIERVIQILCRRTKNNPVLIGEAGVGKTAIAEGLAEEIINGNVPEILREKKVITLDLALMVAGTKYRGQFEERIKAVMDEIRRTKNVILFIDELHTIVGAGSAEGAMDASNIIKPALSRGELQCIGATTLNEYRKYIEKDAALERRFQTVKVEAPSVDETILILKGIRPKYEAHHKAKISDEALETAAKLSDRYLTGRFLPDKAIDVMDEAGARARISAMTRPPNVKDIEAEIESIRVEKEAAIKAQDFEKAASLRDTEKQAKDRLDGILAEWRANKEEKEVHVTEDDIMHVLSKWTGVPLSRMEQQETQKLLTMENDLKGKVIGQDEAVVAISKALRRSRADLKDPRRPIGSFIFLGPTGVGKTFLARTLAEFMFGDADALIQIDMSEYMEKFTASRLIGSPPGYVGYEEGGQLSEAVRRRPYSVVLFDEIEKAHPDVMHLLLQILEEGKITDSLGRKIDFRNTIIIMTSNVGAELIKKQTSMGFGAPKLDDNYDTMQGKILEETKRVFKPEFLNRLDDIIVFHTLSKADLITIVNLEVSKVVARIKSKDIHLELEESAKDLLIEKGYDPMYGARPMRRAVERYLEDPMAEELLRGNVKPGETLNVRREGEKLVFTPKSGTLPEPSSATAS; encoded by the coding sequence ATGAATAACTTCACTCCTCGTGCGCAACAGGTATTGGCGCTCGCCCGCAAGGAAGCCGATCGGTTCAACCACAATTATGTGGGTACAGAGCATCTCCTGCTCGGACTGATCAAGCTCGGCCAGGGAGTGGCGGTCAATGTCCTCCAGAAGATGGGCCTCGATCTCGAGACCGTCCGTATGGAGGTCGAGAAACAGGTGGGGTCCGGTCCCGAGACCAAGATGGTCGGGAACATCCCATACACACCGCGCGTCAAGAAGGTGCTCGCCCTCGCTGGCAAGGAAGCCAAGGCGCTCCAGCACTCCTATGTGGGCACCGAGCACATCCTGCTCGGCCTGCTCCGCGAAGGTGAGGGCGTGGCAGCCCGCGTGCTCAAGAGCCTCGAAGTCGACATCGAGCGCACCCGCAACGAGATCCTCAAGGAACTCGATCCCAATTTTGCTCCGCAGGAAGAAGAAGGCGGCGTGCCGCAGGAAGCCGGTGCCAAAAAGGACGGCAAGACTCCGGCCCTTCGTGCCTTCGGCCGCGATCTGACCGAACTCGCCAAGAAGGGCGAGCTCGATCCCGTGATCGGCCGTGCCGACGAAATCGAGCGTGTCATCCAGATCCTCTGCCGCCGCACCAAGAACAACCCTGTGCTCATCGGTGAGGCGGGCGTGGGCAAGACGGCCATCGCCGAGGGACTCGCGGAAGAGATCATCAACGGCAACGTGCCGGAGATCCTGCGCGAAAAGAAGGTTATCACCCTCGATCTCGCCCTCATGGTGGCTGGTACGAAGTACCGCGGCCAGTTTGAGGAGCGCATCAAGGCGGTGATGGACGAGATTCGTCGCACCAAGAACGTCATTCTTTTCATCGACGAGTTGCACACCATCGTGGGTGCAGGCTCCGCCGAGGGAGCGATGGACGCCTCCAACATCATCAAGCCCGCTCTTTCCCGTGGCGAGCTCCAGTGCATCGGCGCCACCACGCTGAACGAATATCGCAAGTACATCGAGAAGGACGCTGCACTCGAGCGCCGCTTCCAGACCGTGAAGGTCGAGGCGCCGTCGGTCGACGAAACCATTCTCATCCTCAAGGGCATCCGTCCCAAGTACGAGGCGCATCACAAGGCGAAAATCTCCGATGAGGCCTTGGAGACAGCCGCAAAGCTGTCCGATCGCTATCTGACTGGGCGCTTCCTGCCGGACAAGGCCATCGATGTGATGGACGAGGCCGGCGCTCGCGCTCGCATCTCGGCCATGACCCGGCCGCCGAACGTCAAGGACATCGAGGCTGAGATCGAGTCGATCCGTGTCGAGAAGGAAGCCGCCATCAAGGCCCAGGATTTCGAAAAAGCCGCGTCGCTCCGCGACACCGAGAAGCAAGCCAAGGATCGTCTCGACGGCATCCTGGCCGAGTGGAGGGCGAATAAGGAGGAGAAGGAGGTCCACGTCACCGAGGACGACATCATGCATGTTTTGTCCAAGTGGACGGGCGTCCCGCTTTCCCGCATGGAGCAGCAGGAGACTCAAAAGCTCCTCACCATGGAGAATGATCTCAAGGGCAAGGTGATCGGTCAGGACGAGGCAGTCGTCGCGATCAGCAAGGCCCTGCGTCGTTCGCGCGCCGACCTGAAGGACCCGCGCCGTCCGATCGGCTCGTTCATCTTCCTTGGCCCCACGGGTGTCGGTAAGACCTTTCTCGCCCGTACGCTTGCCGAATTCATGTTTGGCGATGCGGACGCACTGATCCAGATCGACATGTCCGAGTACATGGAGAAGTTCACCGCTTCCCGCCTCATCGGCTCGCCTCCGGGCTATGTCGGTTACGAAGAGGGCGGTCAGCTCTCCGAGGCGGTTCGCCGTCGTCCGTACTCCGTGGTGCTCTTCGACGAGATCGAGAAGGCTCACCCTGACGTGATGCATCTCCTGCTCCAGATCCTGGAGGAAGGCAAAATCACCGACTCGTTGGGCCGCAAGATCGACTTCCGCAACACGATCATCATCATGACGTCGAATGTCGGCGCCGAGTTGATCAAGAAGCAGACCTCGATGGGCTTTGGCGCTCCGAAGCTGGATGACAACTACGACACCATGCAGGGCAAGATCCTCGAGGAGACGAAGCGTGTCTTCAAACCCGAGTTTCTCAACCGCCTGGACGACATCATTGTCTTCCACACCCTGAGCAAGGCCGATCTCATTACGATCGTGAACCTGGAGGTCAGCAAGGTGGTCGCCCGCATCAAGTCCAAGGACATCCACCTCGAGCTCGAGGAATCCGCCAAGGATCTCCTTATCGAGAAGGGTTACGATCCCATGTATGGCGCGCGTCCGATGCGTCGTGCGGTGGAGCGTTACCTCGAGGATCCGATGGCAGAGGAACTCCTCCGCGGCAACGTGAAGCCTGGCGAGACGCTGAATGTTCGCAGGGAGGGCGAGAAGCTCGTCTTCACACCGAAGTCGGGCACCTTGCCCGAGCCGAGCTCGGCTACGGCCAGCTAA
- a CDS encoding protein arginine kinase translates to MKLTEIIENSGEWLKGDGPHRNIVVSSRVRLARNLRSKPFPGWAKKAERIEVLKIVKSAVEQLPEMEDAYTENLEALSPLEKQVLVERHLISREHAAKGVGSGVVMNVNQSLSFMINEEDHLRMQAICCGLQLDKVFAMINQADSELEPMLDFAFHPQLGYLTACPSNVGTGMRASAMLHLPGLVMSDQMNKIINSVNKIGLAVRGLHGEGTEAMGNLFQVSNQTTLGEAEEEIISRLNDVIVKIIEHECNARQLLLQKKPVTLLDQIGRAYGVLSYAHSISSKEALNLLSVIKLGTDLNLFPDENRIVVDELFIETQPAHLQKGAHVQKMSADERDTLRASLIRAKLQVVPKPDIAKIATQPLGTTENDE, encoded by the coding sequence ATGAAGCTTACTGAAATCATCGAAAATTCCGGGGAGTGGCTGAAAGGCGACGGACCGCACCGTAACATCGTCGTCAGCAGCCGCGTCCGTCTCGCGCGCAACCTTCGCAGCAAGCCGTTTCCCGGCTGGGCCAAGAAGGCGGAGCGCATCGAGGTGCTCAAAATCGTCAAGAGTGCGGTCGAGCAGCTTCCTGAGATGGAGGATGCCTACACCGAGAATCTCGAGGCCCTTTCTCCTCTTGAGAAACAGGTGCTGGTCGAGCGCCATCTCATCAGCCGCGAGCACGCTGCCAAGGGCGTGGGCAGCGGCGTGGTGATGAATGTGAACCAGTCCCTCAGCTTCATGATCAATGAAGAGGATCACTTGCGCATGCAGGCGATTTGCTGCGGCCTGCAACTCGACAAGGTTTTCGCCATGATCAACCAGGCGGATAGCGAACTCGAGCCCATGCTCGACTTTGCCTTCCACCCGCAACTCGGCTACCTCACGGCCTGTCCGTCGAATGTCGGCACCGGCATGCGCGCATCCGCCATGCTGCACCTGCCCGGTCTGGTCATGAGCGACCAGATGAACAAGATCATCAACTCCGTAAACAAGATCGGACTCGCCGTCCGCGGCCTGCACGGCGAGGGGACGGAAGCCATGGGCAACCTATTCCAGGTCTCCAACCAGACAACCTTGGGCGAGGCGGAGGAGGAAATCATTTCGCGCCTCAATGATGTAATCGTAAAAATCATCGAGCATGAGTGCAACGCCCGCCAGCTGCTCCTGCAAAAGAAGCCCGTCACGCTCCTCGATCAGATCGGTCGCGCCTACGGGGTTTTGTCGTACGCGCACTCCATCAGCTCGAAGGAGGCGCTTAACCTGCTTTCAGTGATCAAGTTGGGAACAGACCTTAACCTTTTCCCCGACGAAAATCGAATCGTGGTGGATGAGCTATTCATCGAGACGCAACCTGCTCATCTTCAAAAAGGAGCACATGTGCAAAAAATGTCCGCAGATGAAAGGGACACCTTGCGCGCTTCACTGATTCGAGCCAAACTACAAGTCGTGCCCAAGCCGGATATCGCGAAAATCGCCACCCAACCCTTGGGGACGACCGAAAATGATGAATAA
- a CDS encoding UvrB/UvrC motif-containing protein, producing the protein MQCDVCQQKEATVFLTQIVGGKMQKVNLCEACSKNKGVDDPTGFALADLLSGMGAAQEIEKNPASQRCPVCGFTQADFKKTGRLGCSTCYEVFAEGLEGMIRNMHKGPEHVGKAPVAYLRSRQIDQKIKTLQSSLQEAVAAEQYEKAADLRDQIRRIEAGLEA; encoded by the coding sequence ATGCAGTGCGACGTTTGCCAGCAGAAGGAAGCCACCGTTTTCCTCACCCAGATCGTGGGGGGGAAGATGCAGAAGGTGAACCTTTGCGAGGCATGCTCGAAGAACAAAGGCGTCGATGATCCGACCGGATTCGCTCTGGCGGATCTCCTCTCGGGCATGGGCGCCGCCCAGGAGATCGAGAAAAACCCGGCCTCGCAGCGGTGCCCCGTGTGCGGCTTTACGCAGGCCGACTTCAAGAAGACTGGCCGTCTCGGATGCAGCACATGCTATGAAGTTTTTGCCGAGGGTCTCGAGGGCATGATTCGCAACATGCACAAGGGGCCCGAGCATGTCGGGAAAGCTCCGGTGGCTTATCTGCGGTCGCGGCAAATCGACCAGAAGATCAAGACCTTGCAATCAAGCCTCCAGGAAGCCGTCGCGGCCGAGCAATATGAAAAAGCGGCGGACCTTCGCGATCAGATCCGTCGCATTGAGGCAGGATTGGAAGCATGA
- the ilvE gene encoding branched-chain-amino-acid transaminase has product MKIFLDGQFYDKQDAKISVFDHGLLYGDGVFEGIRFYNGRVFRLEEHIDRLYDSAKAICLTIPMTPAEMTEALLETIRINELKDGYVRLVVTRGVGDLGLNPLLCPKASVFIIAAKITLYPEEMYKNGLTVVTCATRRIPHGALSPMVKSLNYLNNVLAKIEAQQAGAGEGLMLNEQGYVAECTGDNIFTIKNGQVYTPPISAGALAGVTREAMFHIAAQLGVTISEPNMTRYDIYTADECFLTGTAAEVIPVTKLDTRVIGTGKPGPLTLQFIEKFHELTANSGTAIY; this is encoded by the coding sequence ATGAAGATTTTTTTGGACGGCCAGTTCTACGATAAGCAAGACGCGAAGATTTCCGTGTTCGATCACGGTCTGCTTTATGGGGACGGTGTCTTCGAGGGCATTCGCTTCTACAATGGCCGCGTCTTCCGCCTCGAGGAGCATATCGACCGCCTCTATGATTCGGCCAAGGCCATTTGCCTGACGATCCCGATGACCCCGGCAGAGATGACCGAGGCTCTCCTTGAGACGATTCGGATCAATGAACTCAAGGACGGCTACGTGCGTCTCGTCGTTACGCGCGGCGTCGGTGACCTCGGCCTGAACCCGCTTCTTTGTCCCAAGGCCAGCGTGTTCATCATTGCCGCCAAGATCACTCTGTACCCCGAGGAGATGTACAAGAACGGCCTCACCGTGGTGACCTGCGCCACCCGCCGCATCCCGCATGGTGCGCTCAGCCCGATGGTGAAATCGCTCAATTACCTCAACAACGTACTCGCCAAGATCGAAGCTCAGCAGGCTGGCGCGGGCGAGGGACTCATGCTGAACGAGCAGGGTTATGTGGCCGAGTGTACCGGCGATAACATTTTCACGATCAAGAACGGTCAGGTCTACACACCTCCGATCTCCGCAGGAGCGCTGGCGGGAGTCACCCGCGAGGCGATGTTCCATATCGCCGCCCAACTCGGCGTGACGATCAGCGAGCCCAACATGACTCGCTACGACATTTATACGGCGGACGAGTGTTTCCTTACCGGCACAGCAGCCGAAGTCATCCCGGTGACGAAGCTCGATACCCGAGTGATTGGCACCGGAAAACCCGGTCCGCTGACCCTCCAATTTATTGAGAAGTTCCATGAGTTGACAGCCAACTCTGGTACGGCGATTTATTAA
- a CDS encoding phosphopantothenoylcysteine decarboxylase domain-containing protein produces the protein MPDSPTAVVTCGPAYEPIDSVRRITNHSTGEIGVFLSDALAARGFQVVCFRGEMASYPAPASARVYPFTTNDSLEVLFDALPKTPSAIFHAAALGDYRVASVEGGKVTNKIRSDLKELVIRLTPATKLLPLLPEKFPHALIVGWKYELDGSRDDALERGRRQIATVGTAASVVNGRAYGEGFGLLEGGEVTHFADKLSLSAHLADWSWRKIVLKA, from the coding sequence ATGCCTGACTCTCCGACCGCGGTTGTCACCTGTGGCCCAGCCTATGAGCCAATCGACTCTGTCCGCCGCATTACCAACCACTCGACGGGAGAGATCGGTGTGTTTTTGAGCGATGCACTGGCGGCGAGAGGGTTTCAGGTCGTGTGCTTCCGTGGCGAGATGGCTTCGTACCCGGCTCCGGCCTCGGCCCGGGTGTATCCCTTCACGACAAATGACTCGCTGGAAGTGTTATTTGACGCATTGCCGAAGACTCCTTCAGCCATTTTTCATGCTGCAGCACTCGGCGACTATCGAGTGGCTTCAGTGGAGGGAGGCAAGGTTACCAACAAGATCCGGAGTGATCTCAAGGAGCTCGTCATTCGCCTCACTCCTGCCACCAAGCTCCTGCCGCTCCTGCCCGAGAAATTTCCTCATGCCCTCATCGTAGGCTGGAAGTACGAACTCGATGGAAGCCGCGACGATGCGCTGGAACGCGGCAGACGCCAGATCGCAACGGTCGGCACCGCGGCCAGCGTCGTCAATGGTCGGGCGTATGGCGAGGGATTTGGCCTGCTGGAGGGCGGGGAGGTAACGCATTTCGCCGACAAGCTCTCACTCAGCGCGCATCTGGCCGACTGGAGTTGGCGCAAAATTGTTCTCAAGGCGTGA
- a CDS encoding glycogen synthase: MNILMASSELSPLIRSGSLADTLASLTSELRTLGHEVSVVLPYYRAIRENKSIKTRKTGVKFTVPVGSGRYPCEIFETKTPAGVQVFLVSRDEYFDRSGVYGTDDRDYQDNAARFIFFTKCVLELARRADPAPQVLHLHSWETALAPALVRDQRLPFRTVLSPHGLEYQGNFWSFDFGLTNLPGDYFSAQGLEYFGSMNCLKGGIIYADAVVLPGERFVDAAQTPDYGCGLDPILREQRHKLVGIPSSDDVLGWRPEADSALTAPYSKAKPAARSKNKEAFLQVAGLTPGVSARTIVTFTNATQQAGVGSLLSSLDRLLVDDVRVALLGTVSDDLTIPLEVARRKHAGKFVHFGEFDEPLARKALAAADLFLAPAAVEPEATWLKRAILYGAAPIAVQCGGLFQYVRDWEVGSNTGNGFVFTRESSDGIVDICRRALRTLDDPAQAEMLLNRNLGTDFSAATIAAAHVNLYERLVYPSYIGRAA; the protein is encoded by the coding sequence ATGAACATTCTCATGGCGTCGAGCGAGTTATCGCCCCTGATCCGTTCCGGCAGCCTGGCCGACACGCTGGCCAGCCTGACCAGCGAGTTGCGCACCCTAGGGCATGAGGTCAGCGTCGTGCTCCCCTACTACCGCGCCATCCGGGAAAACAAGTCGATCAAGACGCGCAAGACCGGCGTGAAATTCACCGTTCCCGTAGGCAGCGGCCGGTATCCCTGCGAGATCTTCGAGACCAAGACGCCTGCCGGGGTGCAGGTCTTTCTCGTGTCTCGCGACGAGTATTTTGACCGATCCGGCGTCTACGGCACCGACGACCGGGATTACCAGGACAACGCCGCGCGGTTTATTTTCTTCACCAAGTGCGTGCTGGAGCTCGCCCGCCGGGCCGATCCCGCGCCTCAGGTGCTGCATCTCCACAGCTGGGAAACCGCTCTGGCCCCGGCGCTGGTCCGCGACCAGCGGCTGCCCTTTCGCACCGTGCTCAGCCCTCATGGCCTCGAGTACCAGGGCAACTTCTGGAGCTTCGATTTTGGCCTGACCAACCTGCCTGGAGATTATTTCTCCGCCCAGGGGCTGGAGTACTTTGGCAGCATGAACTGCCTGAAGGGCGGAATCATCTACGCCGACGCCGTGGTTCTTCCGGGCGAACGTTTTGTCGATGCGGCGCAGACTCCTGACTACGGCTGCGGACTCGACCCCATCCTCCGAGAACAACGCCACAAGCTGGTCGGTATTCCCTCCTCCGACGATGTGCTCGGCTGGAGACCCGAGGCCGACTCTGCGCTCACCGCGCCATATTCCAAAGCGAAACCTGCCGCACGCAGCAAGAACAAGGAGGCCTTTCTCCAGGTTGCCGGCCTCACCCCGGGAGTCTCGGCCCGGACGATCGTGACCTTCACAAATGCCACGCAGCAAGCCGGCGTCGGCAGCTTGCTGTCCTCACTCGACCGCCTGCTGGTGGATGATGTGCGCGTCGCCTTACTGGGAACCGTTTCCGACGACCTGACGATTCCTCTGGAGGTGGCACGCCGCAAGCACGCAGGGAAATTTGTTCATTTCGGGGAATTCGACGAACCGCTCGCCCGGAAGGCACTGGCGGCGGCCGACCTGTTTCTGGCTCCCGCTGCCGTGGAGCCCGAGGCGACCTGGCTCAAGCGTGCAATCCTGTACGGCGCGGCTCCGATTGCCGTGCAGTGTGGCGGGTTGTTCCAATATGTCCGCGACTGGGAGGTGGGAAGCAACACAGGCAATGGCTTTGTGTTCACCCGGGAATCAAGTGACGGGATCGTCGACATCTGCCGACGCGCCCTGCGCACCTTGGACGATCCCGCCCAGGCTGAGATGTTGCTGAACCGCAATCTAGGCACGGATTTTTCCGCCGCCACGATCGCGGCCGCTCATGTCAACCTCTACGAGCGGCTGGTCTATCCTTCCTACATCGGTCGCGCCGCCTGA